A stretch of the Bacillus mesophilus genome encodes the following:
- a CDS encoding carbonate dehydratase: MNPAGPYNMYTYFIGANPVTSFNPVSYYPLIDPSSYLSPFSYIVGKVFIRKNVFIGPFVSIRADEGTPFFIGSDSNLQDGVILHGLKQKYVTVQNKRFSIFIGKRVTCAHGSLIHGPVYIGHDTFVGFNAIVYNAKVEEGCFISSGAVVTNGVTLKANRFVPPGASIDSQDKADSLKSVPKSSEEFAKDVQRVNREFPPSYSLFFGETRCSCGLYTGLEFVTS; encoded by the coding sequence ATGAACCCAGCAGGACCGTATAACATGTACACCTACTTTATAGGAGCCAATCCTGTTACATCATTTAATCCAGTTTCTTACTATCCCCTCATTGACCCTTCTAGTTATTTAAGCCCTTTTTCATACATTGTGGGTAAAGTGTTCATTAGAAAAAACGTTTTTATTGGACCATTTGTCAGCATTAGAGCAGATGAAGGCACTCCATTTTTTATTGGAAGTGATAGTAATTTGCAGGATGGTGTAATTTTACATGGATTAAAACAAAAATATGTGACGGTACAAAATAAACGTTTCTCCATTTTTATTGGGAAGAGAGTGACGTGTGCACATGGTTCATTAATCCATGGACCAGTTTATATTGGGCATGATACCTTTGTTGGATTTAATGCCATCGTTTATAATGCGAAAGTGGAGGAAGGCTGCTTTATTTCTTCAGGAGCGGTTGTGACAAATGGAGTTACTTTAAAAGCCAATCGCTTTGTTCCTCCTGGGGCAAGTATTGATTCTCAGGACAAAGCTGATTCCCTTAAATCTGTCCCAAAATCTTCAGAAGAGTTTGCAAAGGACGTACAACGAGTAAACCGTGAATTTCCACCTAGTTATTCACTATTTTTCGGTGAGACTAGGTGCTCTTGTGGTCTATATACTGGATTAGAATTTGTAACTAGTTAA
- a CDS encoding MATE family efflux transporter has protein sequence MKVAATSVTLGNSAPLGHRQYLALALPLIISGISTPILGAVDTAVVGRMPVPAAIGGVAIGAVIFNTMYWLLGFLRVSTSGFTAQAEGANNENEMLASFFRPAILALIFGLLFIVLQQPIINIALPLIGGTKEVSVYAETYFSIRIWGAPFILLSYVIIGWLIGMGKVKLALATQIVMNMLNIVLDVVFVLGLGLGVAGVAYATLIAEVSAILFGIWIILKTKKIDFSKFNIPLLLEAEAIVKTVKVNRDLFLRTVCLLTMTVIFTVKGASMGEVTLAANAILLQIHYIMAYLLGGFANASSILVGRAIGGKNESLYKRAYILSAQWGILTAVLLSFAIMNFGNELISFFTTITSVQEVASSLLVWMAIFPIVGFWGLLLEGIFSGATEAKPVRDSIFMALLLFLAAIWFLVPIYQNQGVWLAFVLFSLGRSVFLWLHVPKLRSTKFC, from the coding sequence ATGAAAGTAGCAGCGACTTCTGTTACTTTAGGTAATTCAGCGCCGTTAGGCCATCGGCAGTATTTAGCATTAGCACTCCCACTTATTATTTCTGGAATTTCAACTCCCATTTTAGGTGCGGTTGATACAGCAGTTGTTGGTAGGATGCCGGTACCTGCGGCGATTGGTGGGGTGGCCATTGGCGCAGTAATTTTTAATACAATGTATTGGCTGCTTGGCTTTCTAAGAGTGAGTACAAGCGGATTTACTGCACAGGCTGAAGGAGCAAATAATGAAAACGAAATGCTCGCTTCCTTCTTCAGACCAGCTATTTTAGCCCTTATTTTTGGATTATTATTTATAGTTCTTCAACAGCCAATTATTAACATAGCACTACCTTTGATTGGTGGGACAAAGGAAGTTTCAGTCTATGCAGAGACCTACTTCTCCATACGAATATGGGGTGCCCCCTTTATTCTATTAAGTTATGTGATCATTGGATGGCTGATTGGGATGGGGAAGGTCAAGTTAGCCTTAGCCACTCAGATTGTCATGAATATGCTGAACATTGTACTTGATGTTGTGTTTGTATTAGGACTAGGGCTGGGTGTTGCTGGAGTAGCCTATGCAACTCTAATTGCTGAAGTTAGCGCAATTCTATTTGGAATTTGGATCATTCTCAAAACAAAAAAAATAGACTTTAGTAAGTTTAACATTCCTTTATTACTAGAGGCTGAAGCTATAGTGAAAACGGTTAAGGTGAATCGGGATTTGTTTTTACGAACCGTTTGTTTGCTAACGATGACCGTTATTTTTACTGTAAAAGGTGCAAGTATGGGAGAAGTTACGCTAGCAGCAAATGCGATTTTACTCCAGATTCATTACATTATGGCTTATTTACTAGGTGGATTTGCCAATGCCTCTAGCATTCTAGTGGGAAGGGCTATAGGAGGAAAAAATGAATCTCTATATAAAAGGGCATATATCCTTTCGGCTCAATGGGGCATATTAACAGCCGTGCTATTGTCCTTTGCCATAATGAACTTTGGGAATGAGCTTATTTCATTTTTCACAACGATTACTTCAGTACAAGAAGTTGCAAGTAGTTTGCTAGTATGGATGGCTATTTTTCCAATCGTTGGTTTCTGGGGCTTACTACTAGAAGGAATCTTTTCAGGTGCAACTGAGGCTAAACCAGTTAGAGATTCTATATTTATGGCTCTGTTACTCTTTTTAGCAGCTATTTGGTTTCTTGTACCAATCTATCAAAACCAAGGTGTTTGGCTTGCTTTTGTACTATTTAGTCTAGGTCGCTCTGTATTTCTTTGGTTACATGTGCCGAAGTTGAGAAGTACAAAGTTTTGTTAA
- a CDS encoding ABC transporter ATP-binding protein produces the protein MSLLKVDRLSKKYTKNVQALDDVSFSVNEGECIGIVGESGSGKSTLAKVLVGLESYRDGTVLFNGIPILPKKRDLLRQFRKNVQMIFQDSTSSLNPKLPVWKSILEPLDNFKEVSPSFLNIKGLSRKEIAEELMEIVGLDRSLSERYPEELSGGQKQRVGIARAISIEPLLLVCDEPTASLDVTVQVQILRLLKELQKTKNLTILFISHDLRAVSYLCEKVIVLKDGRMVDSFGLADLYQEERHEYTKALIKAASLDR, from the coding sequence ATGAGTTTACTAAAGGTAGATCGTTTATCAAAAAAGTACACTAAAAATGTTCAAGCCTTGGATGATGTTTCCTTCTCTGTAAATGAAGGTGAATGCATTGGGATTGTTGGTGAAAGTGGAAGTGGTAAAAGTACATTAGCAAAGGTTCTCGTTGGGCTTGAATCATATCGGGATGGTACGGTTCTATTTAATGGGATCCCAATCCTACCAAAAAAGAGGGACTTATTACGTCAGTTCCGTAAAAATGTACAAATGATTTTTCAGGACTCTACCAGTAGTTTAAACCCGAAACTTCCAGTTTGGAAAAGTATCCTTGAACCACTAGATAACTTTAAAGAAGTATCACCTTCTTTCTTAAACATAAAAGGACTATCAAGAAAAGAGATAGCTGAAGAGTTAATGGAAATTGTTGGACTGGACCGAAGTTTGAGTGAAAGGTATCCGGAAGAATTAAGCGGAGGACAAAAACAAAGAGTTGGGATTGCTAGGGCGATTAGCATTGAGCCCTTACTTTTAGTATGTGATGAACCTACTGCCAGCCTAGATGTGACTGTCCAAGTTCAAATCTTAAGGTTGTTAAAGGAGCTTCAGAAAACGAAGAACCTTACCATCCTATTTATCTCACATGATTTAAGAGCTGTTTCGTACCTTTGTGAAAAAGTGATAGTTTTAAAGGACGGTAGGATGGTTGATTCTTTTGGACTAGCTGATCTATATCAAGAAGAGCGACATGAGTATACAAAAGCACTTATTAAGGCAGCTTCTTTGGATAGATAG
- a CDS encoding ABC transporter ATP-binding protein, translated as MNRPLLSIENLFIKGKTDEKVFINNISIKLTEGEIVSLIGESGSGKSLTARAILGLLPLTMSVYGRIYFKNKDVLSLSSKEHRTLLGNEIGMIFQDYRGTFTPFIKIGKQMVETIRTHQKMSKKEAKEVAYQVLEKMGLDSKKTYQRYPFQLSGGQTQRAAIALALALRPSLIICDEMTTALDVISGEKVLDYIDQLRKETGCAVLMITHDLTLAYKRADRIYVMNQGEIVEEGFSEEIRCYHKHPYTKKLCSCLLTLPNEVAGNQKERVESL; from the coding sequence TTGAATAGACCCCTACTTTCTATTGAAAATTTGTTCATTAAAGGTAAAACAGATGAAAAGGTATTTATCAATAATATTTCAATTAAGCTAACAGAAGGAGAAATCGTTAGTTTAATTGGCGAGAGTGGTAGTGGTAAAAGCTTAACGGCAAGAGCGATACTTGGTCTCCTACCTTTAACAATGAGTGTATATGGCAGGATCTATTTTAAAAACAAGGATGTATTATCCCTCTCTTCAAAGGAACACCGTACCCTTTTAGGAAATGAAATAGGAATGATTTTTCAAGATTACCGAGGCACTTTTACGCCCTTCATTAAAATTGGTAAACAGATGGTCGAAACGATCCGCACACATCAGAAAATGAGTAAAAAGGAGGCGAAGGAGGTTGCTTACCAAGTACTTGAAAAGATGGGATTAGATTCAAAAAAGACCTATCAAAGGTATCCCTTTCAATTAAGTGGTGGTCAAACGCAACGTGCAGCTATCGCCTTGGCACTTGCTTTAAGACCTTCATTAATCATTTGTGATGAAATGACAACAGCTTTAGATGTCATTAGCGGTGAGAAGGTGTTGGATTATATTGACCAACTAAGAAAAGAGACAGGTTGCGCAGTATTAATGATTACCCACGATCTCACATTAGCTTATAAACGAGCAGACCGTATATATGTGATGAATCAGGGAGAAATCGTGGAAGAAGGGTTCTCAGAGGAAATTCGTTGTTACCATAAGCATCCGTATACGAAAAAACTATGCTCCTGCCTGCTTACTCTACCAAATGAAGTGGCAGGTAATCAAAAGGAGAGAGTGGAGTCTTTATGA
- the nikC gene encoding nickel transporter permease gives MEAIIARTSTILRNPNLIIGGFLAIGLSLLTFFGSSLVPHDPFYVDMGNRLQGASFTHWLGTDQLGRDVFSRIIYGAKLTIGLGIFAILVAIIIGVPIGLLSGFYGGRIDAFLMRVVDGILSFPDFILAIAIAGILGPNLTNVIIAIVLVRWIVYARVVRGLVLAEKEKEYVLASKLSHSSAFKTIRVHLIPHVMPDIIVMAAIDIGKIILLISALSYIGIGAQPPIPEWGAMLNEGRSYFQVVPSLMIYPGLAIMVTVLCCNLLGDGLKSYFDTRKGGRRFE, from the coding sequence ATGGAAGCCATAATTGCCAGAACTTCAACCATTCTTCGTAACCCTAATTTAATAATTGGTGGCTTCCTAGCTATAGGTCTTTCCCTTTTAACCTTTTTCGGTAGCAGTCTTGTTCCACACGATCCCTTTTATGTTGATATGGGGAATCGATTACAGGGTGCATCTTTCACTCATTGGCTTGGAACAGACCAGCTAGGAAGGGATGTTTTCTCAAGAATCATTTATGGAGCAAAATTAACGATCGGCTTAGGTATTTTTGCTATTTTGGTAGCCATAATCATCGGCGTTCCAATTGGACTATTATCTGGCTTCTATGGAGGGAGAATAGATGCCTTTTTGATGAGGGTTGTAGATGGAATCTTATCCTTTCCAGATTTCATTTTAGCAATTGCAATTGCTGGTATTTTAGGACCAAACTTAACTAATGTGATTATTGCGATTGTTCTAGTAAGGTGGATTGTTTATGCACGTGTCGTTCGTGGTCTTGTGTTAGCTGAAAAAGAAAAGGAATATGTTTTAGCTTCAAAGCTGTCGCATTCAAGTGCCTTTAAAACAATTCGTGTTCATCTTATCCCTCATGTAATGCCTGACATTATTGTGATGGCTGCAATTGATATCGGTAAGATAATTTTACTGATTTCCGCACTGTCATATATTGGTATAGGAGCTCAGCCACCCATTCCAGAATGGGGTGCAATGCTGAATGAAGGAAGAAGTTATTTTCAAGTGGTACCCTCTCTCATGATTTACCCTGGTCTAGCCATAATGGTAACGGTTTTGTGCTGTAATCTTTTAGGGGATGGTTTAAAAAGTTATTTTGATACAAGAAAAGGAGGCCGTCGTTTTGAATAG
- the nikB gene encoding nickel ABC transporter permease, whose amino-acid sequence MFRIFSMVGSRVIQLVMTVLVLSFFTFVLMKVTPGDPIREILKVDDVVATKADEERLLKEYGFDQPILVQYREWILNVVRFDLGESVISKRPVLDMIMSRLPSTLALAFGGLLSLFLIAVPLGVVGAVYEGKWPDYISRWIAMIGASIPSFWLGLLFIYFFSLKLNLLPVMGKGTIAHYILPSITLGIAMAPMYIRLLRERLISTLQSPYIEAARARGLGKGHVLLFHALRGSMVPLVTMFGLSVGSLLGGITVIEILFSWPGMGELIVQAVMQRDYPVIQGYILIVGTLVVFTNLIVDLLYLVINPQMEQRREIA is encoded by the coding sequence GTGTTTAGAATATTTTCCATGGTTGGCTCTAGGGTTATTCAATTAGTAATGACTGTATTGGTTCTTTCTTTTTTTACATTTGTTTTAATGAAAGTTACACCAGGTGACCCAATAAGAGAAATACTGAAGGTCGATGATGTGGTAGCTACGAAAGCGGATGAGGAAAGGTTACTGAAGGAATATGGCTTTGACCAACCGATACTCGTCCAATATCGTGAATGGATTTTAAATGTAGTAAGGTTTGATTTAGGAGAGTCGGTTATTTCTAAGAGACCTGTGTTGGACATGATTATGAGCAGGTTACCATCGACGCTTGCCTTAGCCTTTGGTGGTTTACTGTCTCTTTTTCTCATTGCTGTACCACTCGGGGTAGTTGGTGCCGTCTATGAAGGGAAGTGGCCAGATTACATAAGTAGATGGATTGCCATGATAGGAGCATCTATTCCAAGCTTTTGGCTAGGGTTACTATTTATCTACTTTTTCTCGCTAAAACTTAATCTTCTACCCGTAATGGGAAAAGGGACAATAGCGCATTATATTCTTCCTTCAATTACGCTAGGAATTGCGATGGCACCGATGTATATCAGGCTTTTACGTGAACGGCTAATTTCCACCCTGCAAAGCCCTTACATTGAAGCAGCAAGGGCACGGGGATTAGGAAAAGGTCATGTACTTCTTTTCCATGCCTTGAGAGGAAGCATGGTTCCATTGGTTACGATGTTTGGACTTAGTGTTGGAAGCTTACTTGGTGGAATCACCGTGATTGAAATTTTGTTCTCTTGGCCAGGTATGGGTGAACTCATTGTTCAAGCCGTCATGCAACGAGATTATCCAGTAATTCAAGGATACATTCTGATTGTAGGAACACTTGTTGTGTTCACAAATCTCATTGTGGACTTATTGTACTTAGTGATCAATCCGCAAATGGAACAAAGAAGGGAGATTGCATAA
- the nikA gene encoding nickel ABC transporter substrate-binding protein, giving the protein MKYINKTIFYMLLALLFAFLAGCSNNETKSVSQDKDVANESAATAEKSVTLLFSFASKTIDPHQDWMGVRAGIAETLVKVDENLEIQPWVAETWEQVDPVTWKFTIRDGVKFHDGTPVDGEAVKASFERLLSVNESIGANLKIESMVASGQDISFTTNEPYPAFLSELVHTNASIIKVDAENHSEKPIATGPFEVVSFTPESEINLKRYEGYWDGAAKLDKVTIKFNSDGNVRALALQSGEADIAFHLPPEALAPIESREDLRVESVSSLRVHFLLYNAQKPALQDVNVRRALDKLINRPVAVSEIMNGHATEASGPFNPNFAFAGEKAPEEYDPKQAELLLKEAGYEKNANGILEKNGEPLELKLATYQGRPELPLMAQYLQAEAASLGIKIDIVTVEDIDSYLWEQQDEWDLVTYSNLTAPRGDGGYFLNVAYLPEGGLNPGQINIPELNEITQQLNSTANLDDRIELQKKAVEMIQDEVPHSFILHPHIIVGVNERIKNWQPGSEEYYLITNKMDVE; this is encoded by the coding sequence ATGAAGTATATAAACAAGACGATATTTTATATGTTACTAGCTTTACTCTTTGCTTTTTTAGCGGGTTGTTCAAATAATGAGACGAAATCAGTATCCCAAGATAAAGACGTTGCCAATGAATCAGCTGCTACAGCTGAGAAGTCCGTTACCTTACTATTTAGCTTTGCATCAAAAACGATTGATCCACATCAAGACTGGATGGGAGTCCGTGCAGGAATTGCAGAGACGTTAGTAAAGGTTGATGAGAATTTAGAGATTCAGCCTTGGGTAGCAGAGACATGGGAGCAAGTCGATCCGGTTACGTGGAAGTTTACGATTCGTGATGGTGTAAAGTTTCATGATGGAACACCTGTTGATGGTGAGGCGGTTAAGGCTTCATTTGAACGTTTGTTGAGTGTAAACGAGTCAATCGGAGCGAACTTGAAAATTGAATCTATGGTAGCTAGTGGTCAAGACATCAGTTTTACAACGAATGAACCTTATCCTGCTTTTCTTTCGGAGTTAGTTCATACGAATGCTTCCATCATTAAGGTGGATGCTGAAAATCATAGCGAAAAGCCAATTGCGACTGGGCCATTCGAGGTCGTTAGTTTTACGCCTGAATCAGAAATTAACTTAAAAAGATATGAAGGCTATTGGGATGGTGCGGCAAAACTGGATAAAGTAACAATAAAGTTTAATTCAGATGGTAATGTGCGTGCGCTTGCTCTTCAATCAGGAGAAGCAGACATTGCATTCCATCTACCACCTGAAGCTTTAGCTCCAATTGAAAGTCGAGAAGACTTACGAGTCGAATCGGTTTCAAGCTTACGTGTACATTTCCTTCTTTATAATGCTCAAAAACCGGCATTACAGGATGTGAATGTTAGAAGAGCACTAGACAAATTGATTAATAGACCTGTTGCAGTGAGTGAAATTATGAATGGGCATGCGACGGAAGCATCAGGTCCATTCAACCCTAACTTTGCCTTTGCGGGAGAAAAAGCTCCTGAAGAATATGATCCAAAACAAGCAGAGTTACTTTTAAAAGAAGCTGGCTATGAGAAAAATGCAAATGGAATATTAGAGAAAAACGGTGAGCCTCTTGAGTTGAAATTGGCAACTTATCAGGGTAGACCAGAGCTTCCTTTAATGGCGCAATACTTACAAGCTGAAGCGGCTAGCCTCGGAATTAAAATAGACATTGTTACTGTTGAAGATATTGATAGTTACTTATGGGAGCAACAGGATGAGTGGGATTTAGTGACGTATTCAAACTTAACAGCTCCTCGTGGAGATGGTGGATATTTTCTAAATGTAGCGTATTTACCAGAAGGTGGTTTGAATCCTGGTCAAATCAATATTCCAGAGCTAAATGAGATTACACAACAACTAAATAGTACAGCAAATCTTGATGACCGAATTGAGTTACAGAAGAAAGCTGTTGAGATGATCCAAGATGAGGTACCACATTCATTTATTTTGCACCCACATATTATCGTTGGTGTAAATGAACGAATTAAGAATTGGCAGCCTGGTTCAGAAGAGTACTACTTAATTACAAATAAAATGGATGTAGAATAA
- a CDS encoding DMT family transporter, with product MKKGIMLAIASAFTFSIMNVFVKAASETIPVSQIVFFRSVIGALLIFLIMRKERVTFSKKGIPMLVLRGVLGALYLLAYFYTIAHIPLGDASILAHLSPFFAILLSSYFLKERMTRRMLMLFPFFILGALFLINPFNYESYTVYALVGVLSAFLAACAATSIRYLSRSHHKYEIVFYFLAAGTIVSLPLMWNEFVVPSLTGWFYLICIGIVSLVGQLVLTSAFTHENIIVVEVVRYIGIFFNVVWGFIFWGEVLSLYSIIGGAIIIGASIALSRKKTHSPKFKKVLT from the coding sequence GTGAAAAAAGGAATTATGCTTGCAATTGCTTCAGCATTTACATTTAGTATTATGAACGTCTTCGTGAAGGCGGCCAGTGAAACAATTCCGGTGTCACAAATAGTGTTCTTTCGTAGTGTGATAGGTGCATTGCTTATTTTCTTAATAATGAGGAAAGAGAGAGTCACTTTTTCAAAAAAGGGCATTCCGATGCTGGTGCTAAGAGGAGTCCTAGGTGCTCTTTATCTACTAGCTTACTTTTATACAATTGCCCATATTCCACTAGGAGATGCTAGTATTCTAGCTCATCTGTCACCATTCTTTGCGATCTTGCTATCTAGTTATTTTTTAAAAGAAAGAATGACAAGAAGAATGCTTATGCTTTTTCCGTTCTTTATTTTGGGTGCCCTGTTTTTAATCAATCCTTTTAACTATGAATCTTACACAGTTTATGCGCTTGTCGGAGTGTTAAGTGCCTTTCTTGCAGCATGTGCTGCAACCTCGATTAGATATTTAAGTAGGTCGCATCACAAATATGAGATTGTTTTTTATTTTTTGGCAGCTGGAACGATTGTATCACTTCCTCTGATGTGGAATGAATTTGTTGTTCCTTCCCTAACAGGCTGGTTTTACCTAATCTGCATAGGTATTGTTTCGCTCGTAGGTCAACTTGTTCTAACGAGTGCGTTTACTCACGAAAATATTATAGTGGTTGAGGTTGTTAGATACATAGGAATCTTCTTTAATGTGGTTTGGGGATTTATTTTTTGGGGTGAGGTCTTAAGTTTGTATTCAATAATTGGTGGTGCAATTATTATTGGTGCATCGATTGCATTATCAAGGAAAAAGACTCATTCACCTAAATTCAAGAAAGTCCTTACTTAA
- a CDS encoding DNA topology modulation protein, translating to MKKVVLIGSGGSGKSTLARQLGEKLKINVYHLDSLFWKPNWVGVLKDEQKKVQNDLVNKEEWIIDGNYGGTMDIRLNAADTIIFLDIHRTICVYRAFKRMMQYRNKTRPDMGEGCEERIDLNFLKWIWNYPKSKRPDIIKKLEQLLEDKKVIILKSPNEVQRFLDKI from the coding sequence ATGAAAAAGGTTGTACTTATTGGTTCAGGTGGTTCAGGCAAATCCACACTGGCAAGGCAATTAGGGGAAAAGCTAAAAATAAATGTTTACCACCTTGATTCCTTATTTTGGAAACCTAATTGGGTAGGAGTGCTAAAGGATGAACAAAAAAAAGTTCAAAATGACTTAGTGAATAAAGAAGAATGGATTATCGATGGAAACTATGGTGGGACAATGGATATAAGGCTTAATGCAGCAGATACTATAATCTTTCTTGATATTCATAGAACAATTTGTGTTTACCGTGCTTTCAAAAGAATGATGCAATACCGAAATAAGACAAGACCAGATATGGGGGAAGGCTGCGAAGAAAGAATTGATTTAAACTTTTTGAAATGGATATGGAATTACCCAAAATCTAAAAGACCAGACATTATAAAAAAGCTGGAACAATTGTTAGAGGATAAAAAAGTTATTATATTAAAATCACCGAATGAGGTTCAAAGGTTTTTAGATAAGATTTAA
- a CDS encoding DUF2785 domain-containing protein: MDIGQKENDSVFTRSFSALVIVLVLKKDRQKRFLSDEMLKQAIEDSIKYLKLEEDIRGYVVEKGWAHSIAHGADLLKEAISHPNFNIKLSSKCLETIKLCLFKDSSKELPFVDEEEERLIFAVEALQEKGVSDSEMENWILKISDELNELLEKEGYSLNFFWKKTNVINFLRGFYFRLLYRNNCLKLRDSIAYILEQWHKQMYN; this comes from the coding sequence TTGGATATTGGTCAAAAAGAAAATGACTCAGTATTTACTCGTTCTTTTTCCGCTTTAGTTATTGTATTAGTCCTAAAGAAAGATAGGCAAAAGCGGTTTTTGTCAGATGAAATGTTGAAACAGGCGATTGAGGATAGTATTAAATATTTGAAACTTGAAGAAGATATTCGTGGCTATGTGGTTGAAAAAGGATGGGCACATAGTATTGCACACGGAGCAGATTTATTAAAAGAAGCTATAAGTCATCCTAATTTCAATATTAAGCTATCTTCTAAGTGTCTTGAAACAATTAAACTATGTTTATTCAAAGATAGCTCAAAAGAATTACCATTTGTTGATGAAGAAGAGGAAAGACTTATCTTTGCAGTAGAAGCCCTTCAAGAGAAAGGTGTATCTGATAGTGAAATGGAAAATTGGATATTAAAAATTTCTGATGAGTTAAATGAACTTTTAGAAAAAGAAGGATATAGTTTAAACTTCTTCTGGAAGAAAACAAATGTTATAAACTTTCTACGAGGATTTTATTTTAGACTGCTTTACAGAAATAATTGTTTAAAATTACGAGATAGTATAGCGTATATCTTAGAACAATGGCATAAACAAATGTACAATTAA
- a CDS encoding histidine phosphatase family protein: protein MEISLIRHGKSLLTDNDKITCMRFREWVEKYDFNGVFEESTYPSQTLDKITTAKIVITSDLKRSVESAKILNAKLKTISNPLFRETELPTPSLKLLSLKLRPSIWGVLLRLIWFSGYSNECESLIDAKLRAKIASQQLIDYADEYKSVIMHLENLFSGTI from the coding sequence ATGGAAATATCATTGATCAGACATGGAAAATCATTGCTTACTGATAATGATAAAATAACTTGTATGAGGTTTAGGGAATGGGTTGAAAAGTATGATTTTAATGGGGTGTTTGAAGAGTCAACATATCCTTCACAGACTCTTGATAAAATTACAACAGCAAAAATTGTAATTACCAGTGATTTAAAAAGGTCAGTAGAATCAGCAAAAATATTAAATGCAAAACTAAAAACAATTTCTAACCCTTTGTTTCGAGAAACTGAGTTACCTACACCTTCATTGAAATTATTAAGTCTCAAGTTGAGACCGAGTATTTGGGGAGTCCTTTTAAGATTAATATGGTTTAGTGGATACTCTAACGAATGCGAGTCTTTGATTGATGCAAAATTGAGAGCGAAAATAGCATCACAACAATTAATTGATTATGCTGATGAATATAAATCGGTTATAATGCATTTGGAAAACTTGTTCTCGGGGACTATTTAA
- the fabZ gene encoding 3-hydroxyacyl-ACP dehydratase FabZ has translation MLDIQEIKQIIKHRYPVLLIDKILELEEGKRGIGIKNVSINEYYFNGHFPNYPVMPGVFIVEALAQVSAVVMLTKEENKGRLGLLAGIDNCRFKKQVKPGDQLRLEVEITRLKGPIGKGKGIATVDGELVCETDIIFAFGD, from the coding sequence TTGTTAGATATTCAAGAAATAAAACAAATTATAAAACATCGTTATCCGGTTCTTTTGATAGATAAAATATTAGAATTAGAAGAGGGAAAAAGGGGTATTGGAATTAAAAATGTTTCAATAAATGAGTATTATTTTAATGGTCATTTCCCTAACTACCCTGTTATGCCAGGTGTTTTCATCGTTGAAGCTTTGGCTCAAGTAAGTGCAGTTGTCATGCTAACTAAAGAGGAGAACAAAGGACGATTAGGACTGTTAGCAGGTATCGATAATTGTCGATTTAAAAAGCAAGTAAAACCTGGGGACCAATTACGCCTTGAAGTAGAAATTACTCGATTAAAAGGTCCTATCGGTAAAGGAAAAGGAATAGCCACAGTGGATGGAGAATTGGTTTGCGAGACAGATATAATTTTTGCATTTGGTGATTAA
- a CDS encoding DUF1259 domain-containing protein — MLNRRTRSPLSLPFALSFENPKNGRTLNLGETVILQKEINPFISALRKRNILVTALHNHWLFDEPRLMYIHWEKIDNPFEFARDSFEAAKEAGLF; from the coding sequence ATCCTAAATAGGAGAACACGATCCCCACTGTCCTTACCATTTGCATTATCATTTGAAAATCCCAAAAATGGGAGAACCCTAAATTTAGGTGAAACAGTTATTCTTCAAAAGGAAATTAATCCCTTTATATCCGCTCTTCGAAAAAGAAATATATTAGTTACTGCTCTGCACAACCATTGGTTATTCGATGAACCAAGACTAATGTATATACACTGGGAGAAAATTGATAATCCTTTTGAATTTGCTAGAGATAGTTTTGAAGCAGCGAAAGAAGCAGGTTTATTTTAA